In Scleropages formosus chromosome 10, fSclFor1.1, whole genome shotgun sequence, a single genomic region encodes these proteins:
- the LOC114911583 gene encoding C-type lectin domain family 4 member M-like isoform X3, whose protein sequence is MSDKVVYSAVKFKNSYYTDPETQCDVIYSEVKICEPLSTQKTSSEKKNAVSTEKTGTSALHHRAALMSLALLCAVLLTVIIVLGASLNSISEDFYAMEEDLAKFKANYSFLVNETGQLQEVFRSLNKDKRQQQEDFNNLFTENVELQERFRILIKNQEELQKSYDKLDEEKKELQNNFNILTNDKSQLQENYSILVKGKEQLQNKYNIFSKKLHVLDQYCPSICKDGSIKKSTRSSTSENLDCNLCPHGWKNFNSKCYYISKLEYGTWTQSKDYCTTHRAHLVIIDDEDEKNFINKHITRDYWIGLYREARMSAWTWVDNTPLGENR, encoded by the exons ATGTCAGACAAAGTGGTCTACTCTGCTGTGAAGTTTAAGAACTCATATTATACAGATCCTG aaaccCAGTGTGACGTCATCTACTCTGAAGTAAAAATATGTGAGCCACTCAGTACCCAGAAAACCAGCAGTGAGAAGAAAA atgcCGTATCCACAGAGAAGACTGGAACAAGTGCCCTTCACCACCGAGCGGCTCTTATGAGTTTGGCACTGCTTTGCGCCGTCTTACTGACTGTCATCATAGTTCTGGGTGCTTCCC TAAATAGCATCAGTGAGGATTTTTATGCAATGGAGGAAGATCTGGCCAAGTTCAAAGCAAACTACAGCTTTCTGGTTAATGAGACAGGCCAGCTACAAGAAGTTTTCAGAAGTCTgaataaagacaaaagacaGCAACAGGAAGACTTCAACAATCTGTTTACGGAGAATGTTGAGCTACAGGAGAGATTTAGAATCCTGATCAAGAACcaggaggagctgcagaaaaGCTACGACAAGCTTGATGAAGAGAAAAAGGAGTTACAAAACAATTTCAATATTTTGACTAATGACAAGAGCCAGTTACAGGAAAACTATAGCATTCTGGTGAAAGGCAAGGAGCagctacaaaataaatataatatattttccaaaaagtTACATGTTCTGGACCAGTACTGTCCCTCCATTTGTAAAG aTGGTTCTATCAAAAAAAGTACCAGGTCCTCTACATCTGAAAACCTTGACTGTAACCTCTGTCCCCATGGCTGGAAGAACTTTAATTCCAAGTGTTACTATATTTCTAAGCTTGAATATGGTACATGGACTCAAAGTAAAGATTACTGTACAACTCATAGAGCTCATCTTGTGATTATAGACGATGAGGACGAAAAG AATTTTATCAACAAACATATAACCAGAGATTACTGGATTGGACTGTACAGGGAAGCAAGGATGAGTGCTTGGACCTGGGTGGATAACACCCCTCTAGGTGAGAACAGGTAA